The nucleotide sequence GCCCATCCTGTGGGCACCCTCCAGGACCTTGCGCTGAGTGTCCTCCTtggtgctgagcagctgcacGGACTCCACGGCAAACTTGCGCAGGCACAGCCTGGCAGTGGCTCTGTGCAAACACTGCTTGATGTGTTCTTCAGTCCTTTGGTTAATCTCCTCATTGTCACCCTTCAGGTTTTCTGTGGCCCCCAGTTTAGCTGCAGATGAAGGATCTAATAGGGACTGAGTGCTCTTGGGCTTGCTCTGGAGGAGGAGAGCCTGGGGGGGTTCCAGGCTGATGCTGAATTGCTGCAGGGAGCTGAGGAGCTGCCGGTGGACTCTGGAGAACAGTCATAGGGCTCTGAGCAGCCAtgaggctggtgctgctgtggggggGACGCCTGGACAGCTGTGCGGTGGCTCACCCTGGCACACCGGACGGGCAGGAGTTGAACCCGaggcaggtgctggggagctgccCGAGCAGCGCGATGATCGGGACGGGGAGTGGAGCACATCACACCACCAGGAGGGCTCTTAGAAACGCACTTTCGGTGGTGCTGGGCCAAGGTGGTGacgcagctctgcagaaagccCAGTGCTGAACACCCGCGTTAGCGCATGGGTGACCATCTCCGGGTCCCCTCCCTGCGGGTGGCCCCGATCTTGTCACGGAGCAGCCAGTGCACGTTCCCGCCCCGCGGCCCACACTACCGGGGGGATGTATCCCGGCCTGCCCCGCTCCTTTCAGGGGGAGTACATCCCGGCatgccccgctccccgccaACCAATCACCGCGAGGTGCGCCATGACGTCAGGCAGCGCGCGGGGCCCCCTGCCGGCCGGGCTGTGCCCAGCCGGAACGGAGCAGCCGCCGCACAGGCCCGGGGGCCGCCGGGACCTCCCGCCGCCACCACACGTCTGCGTGGTGCCCCCGTTACCCGGAGCGGTCGGGGGACAGCAGCGAGCCCCTGTCCTCTCTCAAGAAGGTTTTCCTCACCTCGGCAACCCTGACCAGCACCGAGGCGTTTTCCTGCGCTGCCTCGGGGCGTGCCGGAGCCCTGCGAGGAGCGGGTGTCCCGGCCACCGGTTGTGCTGAGACCGCCGGGAGTCCTTGTCAGCCGCAGCAACGCTGTCGGTcccgcccgccgctgccgcGGGTCTGTGCCGAGgctgccgcccgccgcggcGCTCGCTGTGTGTGGGGAAGCACCGGACACACTCGCTGTTCTGTTCACTGATCACAGCCAGTCTGTGTCCTCTTCACGCTGCAGCACAAGATCAGCCGGACAcgagctgggctgctgcctcctcttcttgctgtatttttggCTGTGGGCACAACCAAACTTCACCTGCGTGAACCTGCAGACATTGGGAACGCATTAGGGAAAGCAGTGGTGCTGTAGGCTGCCAGCGTTTAATTTAGACTTTTCTTGCACACCAACTCTACTCAATTGCTGAGCACAAAACCCCCACATACATCAGTCAGAGGTGCGGGTGAGCTGCCTGCTCCGCAAAGCCTGGAGAAACGAAGCTCAAATGCAGGAGAAACAATGGGACCAAGCGTTACGACATGACCAGCCACTACAGAGCAGTCCCAGCTCTtgctcccagcagcacctcTATTGCTGCTctcaagaaacagcaaagctgTCAATGAAAACATGGTATCTGCATGTTTGTGTCTTACTCCCTTAAAGCACATATAATTTCCACAACTCCTTTGCATCTGGAGGAGCAGGCTGGAACATCACAAGATGTTCAAGGCCTGAGATTAAGTTGTATTATAGGAAGGCAAGGGGAGCAGTTGCGTAACTGGGGAATGAGCTGCAGCCTGTGTACACACAAGCAGATCCACTGACTGGGATGGAAACGAAGGCATCACGAGACCCGCTCAGAGGAGAACGGGTTGCAGAACAGAGTCCTGCAAGAGGCAGCACTGATGCACCTTTCTACAGCTGGAGGTGACAGCAACAGACACCGATGTTTAGTGTCTTGCTACCTGAGCAGAAAAAGCCATGAGCTACATTAGCCAGCAGTTACCCGAAGGACGCCTGCAGAGACCAAAAGTACGGGTTTTGCTGCAAGAGGCAGAGAGACCGTGGGACCGGAGGCAAAGCAGAACGAAGCAGCAGAGGACAGACACGGGGCGAGTGCGTGAGACAACCGGCAGCGCCCGCGCTGCGGGTGTCACCCCCGGGACCGGCCCTTCCGCAGACACAGCGGCCGGGCTGCAGGAGACCCAGCCGGTGCGGACGCCGCGCCCCGCGGGCGGGTGCTGCTCCGGGCGCCCCGTCCCCGAGCCCCACGAGGCCTCCCCGAGAGCACCGGGACAAGGCCCGCAGCGGGGCCGCCTCACCTGACGTACTCACGGCCCCACCGGCTGAGGCAGCAGACGGCGCCGCAGCTCCGCAGCCCTGCACCAGCTTGTAGGCGCGGAAGCGCTCCATGAAGTCCCCGTAGCAGGTCCTCAGCTCCATGCGGCCCCGGGACGCCCCACCCCGGCGTCTCCGCTCCTGCGGAACCGAATTTTCCGGACCCGCCGCCCGCATTAAACCAGCTGGAGTACCGCCCACGCCCAGGATGTGGCCAATCAGAAGCTTTCTCTGTGGATTGGCAGACGAAAAGCTAATCAGTCCAGAGTTTTCTGCCACAGCCTGGATGACTGTCAGCTGGCAGTCCCGCCCCGCGGGTGGGCGGTACTTCCTGCTCCACCGCACGGCGGGCGGTTGTTGCCGCTCTCAGTGGTGCCGGTTCCGGTTCGCTCAAGAGATGGCGGCTCCGGGCGGCGCCGGTGGGGGCGGCGCGGAGCCGGGaccggggcggccgccgcccggGGACCTGCGGAGCGTCCTGATCACGAGCGTGCTCAACCTGGAGCGGCTGGAGCTCGACCTGTTCAGGTGCGCAGGGCGCGGGGCACCGGCCCCGGGCCGCCCTCCCGCCGCGCTCACCGCCGCCTTCTCCCCGCAGGGGCCGGCACCACTGGGTGCCCGCGACGCAGCGGCTGTTCGGCGGGCAGATCGTGGGGCAGGCGCTGGTGGCGGCCGCCCGCGCCGTGAGCCGGGCCGAGCAGGTGCACTCGCTGCACTGCTACTTCGTGCGGGCAGGTGCGCCGGGGACGGGGGCGGAGACACCGCGGGAGGAGGGCCGGGTCTGGTGGagggcggggggcgccgggaGTCGGGGTGGTGAATGCAGCGGCCGAGGGGCTCCCGGGGCTCCCGCAGGTGCTGCCTTCCCGGGTCTGGCCCAGCACGGAGGGTGCGGGTGGTGCTGCCAGTGCAGCCGCCCGGCCCCAGCGCTTGTGTGGGGGCTCAACGGCAGAACCTCCCTTTTCTGTCCCAGGGGATCCTAAGGTGCCAGTGCTGTACAAGGTGGAGCGGACCCGGACGGGGAAGAGCTTTTCTGTTCGTTCTGTAAAGGCCATCCAGCATGGACAGCCCATCTTCATCTGCCAGGTCTCCTTCCAGCTCTCCCAGGAGAGCCCGATGCAGCACCAGTTCACCATGCCGGCCGTGCCGCCGCCGGAGGAGCTGCTGACACAGGAGGAGCTCATCCAGAAGTTCCTGCAGTGAGTGGGGCAGAAAGGACATCTCAGGGACACCGCTCTCCATAGCTGGGGCTCAGGGGGCCGCAGGGATCAGGGTGGCTGCCTGAGGAGTTCGCAAACATGCCTGGGAggagcagcacagggcaggagctgtgTCCCTCCTGCCACTCTGTGTGGTCCTGGATCCCTGCGCTGAAGCTGCTGCCGGCAGGACGTACCCCCAGCATCACCCTCACTTCTCCCTGTTGGCCTATAGGAATCCTAACCTGGCGGAGAGATACAGAAAGCATCTCAACAAGATTCAAGCCGAAGATGTGCCGATTGATATCAAACCTGTGAACCCGCCAGATGTGTTCTGCTTGGAGCCGCAGGAGCCAAAGCAGCTGTTCTGGGTGCGAGCACGAGGCTACATAGGTGGGTCCTGCTGCGAGGGGGGTCCAGCTGCCTACTGAGAACACACGTGATGAAGGGGGCCAAGGGGGTTGTGATCTAGCATCTCTCTACACCCTGGGCCTGCGGGTCACGTCGGGGTTTCAGGGCTGAGATGTGGGTGCGGATGCCGGAGCGTGAAGCGATGCCCGTGTGCTGAGCTCAGCCACATGGCCATTCCTGGTGGTGTGGCAAAGGGAGCGGGTCTGAGAGAGTGTCTCGGCTCTGCCGGGCAAGCAGCCAACCCTCAGGTGGGCAGAGCTCCCTGGCCACCCCCACAGCGCCCGTCGTGTTGCAGGAGAGACCGACATGAAGGTTCACTGCTGCGTGGCCGCCTACATCTCCGACTACGCCTTCCTGGGCACCGCGCTGCTCCCGCACCGGCTCTACCGCATCAAGTTCATGGTTTCCCTCGACCACTCCATGTGGTTCCACGCACCCTTCCGAGCAGATCACTGGATGCTGTATGAGTGCGAGAGCCCCTGGGCTGGTGagtccccacggtgtccccagcTTCCTGCATGGCAgggccagccctgcctgtcTCGGGGGGCCATGGTCTGACCAGCCTCTCCACAGGTGGGTGCCGGGGGCTGGTGCAGGGCCGGCTGTGGCGCAGGGACGGGGTCCTGGCTGTCACCTGCGCGCAGGAAGGAGTCATCAGGGTGGAGCAAACACCAAACCAGAGCAAGCTCTAGCTGAGGAGCCGGCAGCAGCGCCTCTACCACCCCATGTGCTGGGGCTCAGGCACACCGGGACCAAAACTGATGTCAGCATGGCAGGACCTGGGTGACAGCAGGACAGAGCCTTGAAGGAGATGGGGCTGGACTCAGCACTGTGGGGGGATGGTGCCAGAGGCCCTCACGAAGCCACAGGAACATCCACTGTCACTAGCTGCCAGCTGCACTACACATAACTGCACACCAAAATCAGCCACACACCACAGTCAGCCACACACCACAGTCAGCCGCACACATAACCGCACATGATAATCAGCCACACTTCACCTCCCCTAAATAAATCTGTCCTCTGGAGGTTGTCCCCTTGGCCCATGACTGTGCTTGCCCCAGGGAGTGTCTCTTGGTGGGGGGGtgcggggcagcggggccagTGCTGTCCCTGCGGCAGCCTGGGTCACAGGAGGGGAAAGCGCTACCACGGCACATGGCCTCCCCTTCGCGCTTCTCCCGCCTGGTGCCTCGGTGCCACGGCTGCTGCTCAGGCTCAGAAGGGGCCCTGGGAGTGGGGAAGGGGATGACTCGGGGGGACCTCGGGGCTtcctggtgctgccctggggaaagcgaagCTGAGCAGACGTGGCAGCCACCTGCTCTTCTTCCTGACAAGACTTTATTTAATAAAGTCCTTTTTATTACATGATACAAGTTTTATGGGAAGTTCCTGGCAAGAGCCTTGATGCTGCCAGAagcctcccagtccctcccccTGTGCCAGCACGTCCCAGCTGAAGTCCTGGCCACTCTAGAAGCCCGAGCTGGCTCCTGGCAACACCGGTGTGTGCGGTGAGCACCAGGACAGACTAACAGCAGAGAAAGTGCATTTCCCAGGCAGCCGCAGGCCATGCTGCCCACAGGAGCGTagcgctgctcctgccctgtccccacccGTGTGTCACCCACACTGCTCCTGGGCACCGGCCCCACGCGTTCCCTGCCAGCACGGCACAGCGCAGCACGGCGCTCACTCCAGCGGCTCCTTGATCAGACACTCCTTCAGTGTGGGCTGCGGCTGCAGTGGTTCAgcctcccgcagcccctgcagccGGGCCTCTGAGCGCCGCTTGTCCTTGCCCACCTTCCAGGCCAGGTGCACGTGTGCGCGCAGGAAGGGCCCCAGCAGCGGGTGGCTGCCCTGcgcctccagcagctccagtgccTGCTCGCAGCAGCCGTGCGCCTcgcccagctgctccagctcttgGTGGCACACAGCTAGCCCGGCCAGCGTCAGGAGGAAGCGGCCAGTGCCGCAGACCCCCAGCCGGTCCTGCAGTCGGTAGGCGTTGGCCCAGGTGGCCAGGGCCTCGCGGTACATGCCGGTGCAGGTCAGGCGCTGCGCAGCCCGCAAGTCCTGCAGGAAGAAGAACTCGAGGAACTCGGGCGAGCGGCGGATCTCAGCGATGGAGTGCAGGTGGGACAGGAATTGCTCGAAGGCTCGGCTCCGCTTGGCGATGGTCTCGGCAGTGAAGTTGCGGCGCAGCCTCTTCCTGGGGAAGGCGACGCCGGCCATGTCACAGCCGAAGCGGCAGCGCAGGCGGCGGTTCAGCTGCTCAAAGTCTGAGTAGCGCCGGGCGATGGCAGCGGGCGCCTTGTCAAAGCGGCCGGAGCGGATCAGGTAGATGGTGTAGAGCTGTGCGGAGAGCGGGTGTCAGGGCGGTGCTGCAGGCGCGCTGCTCCCAGGGGAGCCGGGCAGAGCCGGTGTGTGGCTgcagaggggccgggggggtggCCAGGGGGGGTTGCCAGGTGGGAGGGAGCAGACTGGGccgctgcagctgcagaaccCACCAGCAATAGTTACCTGAGGCTCATCTGAGCCGCCAACACCATCCATGCAGCACggggaaagacagagagaaataaGTGGCAGCCCCGTGggaccctgccctggggagggagcGGGTCCTGCACCCACCCCACGCCCACCCCACacccgcccagccccgccgggcGACTCACCACGTACTTGGAGGAGCGCTCGCTGACCACGCTGGCGCTGGTGACCTCGAAGAGCAGCCGTTGCGGGGCCAGGCTGCCCCGCGACCTCCgccacagctcctgcagctgccgggTCAGCAGGCTGCTGCCGCCGGGGCGCTCGGCCGTGGGGCCCCACGCTGCGCCGAGAGAGGGGTGTCAGTCCCCGCGGGGACGGGGCTCGCCTGGCGCCCCGACGGCTTCAGGCTACCGGCCCCGCCATCGCCTGGTCCCCCCGaggagcggggctgccccggccccccagcACCTGCCTCCATCCTCTGCACCCGCAGCCGGCCCGGGGGGCTGCGGTggctcccccagctcctctccagcGCCCTCCTcgtcctcgtcctcctcctcctcctcttcctcttgaCTGGTGAAGCTCAAGGTACCGCTGAGGCGCGTTGACAGCCCCTCCGTGTCGTCCTCCAGCTCCGAGCTCTCCGGACAGTCCTCGGCCTCGGAGCCGCCGCGTCCCCGCTCCTCCCGGCCGCCCTCGCCGGCCAGCGCGTGCCGCAGCCGGTGCAGGATGCGGGCGGCCatcccggccccgctgccgaGGGGATGTCAGGCCCGGCTGTCCCAGCGGGACGGGAAGGGCCAGGGGCTGCCCCCCGACCCCGGACCAGCCCCGGCAGCCGCGGGCACCGCACGGGCTGGGCCGGGATCCCGGTCCCAGGACACCCACACCGGGACACCCCACACCGGGACACCCCACACCGAGACACCCCACACCCGGGTTCACTTCGACCTCGGACCAGCCTGGAGACGCCGCGGCCCCGATCCCGTCCCCGCCGCGGTGCAGCCGCGTCCCCGCTGCGGGCGGTGTCGGGTCGGTCCGTACCGTGATGGCCCGGCCCGT is from Caloenas nicobarica isolate bCalNic1 chromosome 15, bCalNic1.hap1, whole genome shotgun sequence and encodes:
- the ACOT8 gene encoding acyl-coenzyme A thioesterase 8, translating into MAAPGGAGGGGAEPGPGRPPPGDLRSVLITSVLNLERLELDLFRGRHHWVPATQRLFGGQIVGQALVAAARAVSRAEQVHSLHCYFVRAGDPKVPVLYKVERTRTGKSFSVRSVKAIQHGQPIFICQVSFQLSQESPMQHQFTMPAVPPPEELLTQEELIQKFLQNPNLAERYRKHLNKIQAEDVPIDIKPVNPPDVFCLEPQEPKQLFWVRARGYIGETDMKVHCCVAAYISDYAFLGTALLPHRLYRIKFMVSLDHSMWFHAPFRADHWMLYECESPWAGGCRGLVQGRLWRRDGVLAVTCAQEGVIRVEQTPNQSKL
- the ZSWIM1 gene encoding LOW QUALITY PROTEIN: zinc finger SWIM domain-containing protein 1 (The sequence of the model RefSeq protein was modified relative to this genomic sequence to represent the inferred CDS: deleted 2 bases in 1 codon); translated protein: MAHLAVIALGFLQSCVTTLAQHHRKCVSKSPPGGVMCSTPRPDHRAARAAPQHLPRVQLLPVRCARVSHRTAVQASPPQQHQPHGCSEPYDCSPESTGSSSAPCSNSASAWNPPRLSSSRASPRTQSLLDPSSAAKLGATENLKGDNEEINQRTEEHIKQCLHRATARLCLRKFAVESVQLLSTKEDTQRKVLEGAHRMGLDSPSSCTCHFSQVLQLPCWHILAMLSVDRETLQLETLSREQQKGRNARQARYNSADGLLVVLTSSWRDSLNKSLVVSVLTGCVQVWGAAGAGSGTKSRCSSRAGPGAPGGPVPHPTGIPASPVLLSAPHFLGLGVEGAVWVLYLLSVCCLLYVAAEEPVWEPTVVTGNQQLTWRAGDMAGSQLWVVRRGT
- the SNX21 gene encoding sorting nexin-21, encoding MAARILHRLRHALAGEGGREERGRGGSEAEDCPESSELEDDTEGLSTRLSGTLSFTSQEEEEEEEDEDEEGAGEELGEPPQPPGPAAGAEDGAWGPTAERPGGSSLLTRQLQELWRRSRGSLAPQRLLFEVTSASVVSERSSKYVLYTIYLIRSGRFDKAPAAIARRYSDFEQLNRRLRCRFGCDMAGVAFPRKRLRRNFTAETIAKRSRAFEQFLSHLHSIAEIRRSPEFLEFFFLQDLRAAQRLTCTGMYREALATWANAYRLQDRLGVCGTGRFLLTLAGLAVCHQELEQLGEAHGCCEQALELLEAQGSHPLLGPFLRAHVHLAWKVGKDKRRSEARLQGLREAEPLQPQPTLKECLIKEPLE